A region of Ferruginibacter albus DNA encodes the following proteins:
- a CDS encoding DUF5916 domain-containing protein has translation MLLSKTAYVTLLFLLTALTSFSQDALPIKRQQSAVRTDQKIIIDGDINDSAWKKATYFSDFIEWQPSFGNKEDVNNKTEFYLLYDDEAIYIAGFLHETNNDSISKELVGRDVLGVNDYAGILFDTYNDGINGFGYYVTPLGEQFDAKYSSTGEDANWNSVYETKVKIIPGGWTFEMKIPYAAIRFTKKHEQAWGVQLVRKRTKAGKRFTWNPFDPVGASNVFAQAGYLTKLMDIKPPVRLSFSPYLSTYVNHFPSNDPAIKSWTSSFNAGMDIKYGLNQSFTLDMTLIPDFGQVQSDNQILNLTPFEVKYNEYRTFFTEGTELFSKGNLFYSRRIGGTPLHYDDIEDHLNDNEKVINNPTATKLINAVKFSGRTSNGLGIGFLNAVTGAQYATIEDTVTKRTRNYEVSPVTNYNIFVLDQSLKNNSSVSFINTNTMRNGADYDANVMAGLWDLYNKRNIYRFYGQAGISQLFNYENNGQTQTGYSHSITFAKAGGNFNFNIFQNLTNDKYSQNDMGYATNNNFLDNGLFIGYRWLKPTNFYNNLYYTFNFLYSRRYKPGDFQYADFNTSVNGQLRNLWDFNLYFDIITNQNDFYEPRVDGRVYKTPFSYVGDIYFNTNPAKKYYASLEMAYRYLPAFNGNYADITPTNQIRFNKKLTISLTDYLQLRFNNVGYAFDSTDTASNTSLVYFGKRDRISLENILTIKYNFTNTMGLSFRLRHYWNKLEYKSFYLLNEDGTLSHSNVTYENKNVNYFNIDMLYTWQFAPGSFLNFSWKNAVSAVDDIVVKDYLKNLADTWSSPQNNNISLQIIYYIDYASYARRRKVAG, from the coding sequence ATGTTGCTATCAAAAACTGCATACGTTACACTGCTCTTTTTACTTACAGCTCTTACATCTTTTTCTCAGGATGCTTTGCCCATTAAGCGACAGCAGAGCGCAGTACGCACTGATCAAAAAATTATTATAGATGGAGATATCAACGATAGTGCATGGAAAAAAGCCACTTACTTTTCTGACTTTATTGAATGGCAACCTTCTTTTGGAAACAAAGAAGATGTAAACAATAAAACAGAATTTTATCTTTTATATGATGATGAAGCGATCTACATTGCAGGCTTTTTACATGAAACTAATAATGACAGCATTTCAAAAGAGTTGGTTGGCAGAGATGTATTAGGTGTAAATGACTATGCCGGCATTTTATTTGATACTTACAATGACGGAATAAACGGCTTTGGTTATTACGTAACTCCCTTGGGTGAACAGTTTGATGCAAAATATTCCAGCACCGGTGAAGACGCCAACTGGAATAGCGTTTACGAAACAAAAGTAAAGATCATTCCAGGAGGCTGGACATTTGAGATGAAGATTCCCTACGCTGCTATTCGCTTTACAAAAAAGCATGAACAAGCCTGGGGTGTACAATTGGTACGTAAAAGAACAAAAGCCGGTAAACGCTTTACATGGAACCCATTTGATCCTGTTGGTGCAAGTAATGTATTTGCACAGGCAGGATACTTAACTAAACTGATGGATATAAAACCTCCTGTCCGGCTTTCCTTTTCACCTTATTTATCTACTTATGTAAATCATTTTCCAAGCAATGATCCTGCTATAAAAAGCTGGACAAGTTCTTTTAATGCCGGCATGGATATTAAATATGGGCTCAATCAATCGTTCACATTGGATATGACGTTGATACCGGATTTTGGACAAGTGCAAAGCGATAATCAAATTTTAAACCTCACTCCTTTTGAAGTTAAATATAATGAGTACCGAACTTTTTTTACAGAAGGAACAGAGCTATTCAGTAAAGGAAATTTATTTTACAGCAGAAGGATCGGCGGCACTCCACTGCATTATGATGATATTGAAGATCATTTGAATGATAACGAAAAAGTTATAAATAACCCTACCGCTACAAAACTTATTAATGCCGTAAAGTTCAGCGGCAGAACATCCAACGGTTTGGGTATCGGTTTTTTAAATGCTGTTACCGGGGCTCAATATGCTACTATTGAAGATACCGTTACTAAGCGAACGAGAAATTATGAAGTGAGCCCTGTTACTAATTACAACATTTTCGTTCTGGACCAATCATTAAAAAATAATTCCAGTGTTTCGTTTATCAATACAAACACAATGCGTAATGGTGCTGATTACGATGCCAATGTCATGGCAGGATTATGGGATCTTTACAATAAAAGGAATATATACCGATTTTACGGTCAGGCAGGAATTAGTCAATTATTTAATTACGAAAATAACGGGCAAACCCAAACAGGCTACAGTCATAGTATAACATTTGCAAAAGCCGGTGGCAATTTTAATTTCAACATTTTTCAAAATCTTACCAATGATAAGTATAGCCAGAATGATATGGGCTATGCCACTAATAATAATTTTTTAGACAATGGTTTATTTATCGGATACCGTTGGTTAAAACCAACCAATTTTTACAATAACCTTTATTATACGTTTAATTTTTTATACTCACGTAGATACAAGCCGGGAGATTTTCAATATGCAGACTTTAATACATCGGTAAACGGACAACTAAGAAACCTATGGGATTTTAATTTATACTTCGACATCATCACCAATCAAAATGATTTTTATGAACCTCGTGTAGATGGACGTGTTTATAAAACACCTTTCTCTTATGTTGGTGATATTTATTTTAATACCAACCCTGCTAAAAAGTATTATGCTTCATTAGAAATGGCATATAGATATTTACCTGCTTTTAATGGAAACTATGCAGACATCACTCCTACCAACCAAATAAGGTTTAATAAAAAATTGACTATTAGTCTTACCGATTACTTACAGTTACGCTTTAATAACGTTGGCTATGCTTTTGATTCAACCGATACGGCAAGCAACACCAGCTTGGTTTATTTTGGAAAACGAGACAGAATCTCTTTAGAAAACATTTTAACTATCAAATATAATTTTACCAATACCATGGGTCTGTCATTCAGACTTAGACATTATTGGAATAAACTGGAGTATAAAAGTTTTTATTTATTAAATGAAGATGGGACTTTATCTCACAGCAATGTAACCTACGAAAACAAAAACGTAAATTATTTTAATATTGACATGCTTTATACCTGGCAGTTTGCACCGGGTAGCTTTTTAAATTTTTCCTGGAAGAATGCAGTGAGTGCTGTAGATGATATAGTAGTTAAAGATTATCTTAAAAATCTTGCCGATACATGGAGTTCACCACAAAACAACAATATATCTTTACAAATAATTTATTATATAGATTATGCAAGCTATGCCAGGCGCAGGAAAGTAGCAGGATAA
- a CDS encoding MATE family efflux transporter has product MEGNNDLKISITYRRLLSIALPISLAILVPQINYITNNIFLGQWSKKSLGEAGITSVYYLIVAVAGNGFNNALQSLISKSAGEGNIEKIHVLVHQAVRIVLQISIAGILITWFFTPYILKPFLSPESYNEEINFLKIRVLGLPFLYLFQLGGAFLIGTFNSRYLMIGFIFQSAVNIFFDFTLIKGRLGFPRLGFNGAAVASVISEVVGLLVVYIVIRRLQLHHRFSLSKKYSFNKVISKEVLNISMPLVLQYVISLTTWLVFFIMIDRGYDADDKAISNVMRNVFGFAGVFIWAFASTTNAVVSNLVGQGRHHEVITAIHKIIRLSFCTALVIGALLNIFPEVFFNLFGQGESFAEKGTPVLRVVAGAMLLMSFAVVWLNSLTGTGQTKINLLVEIFAIVFYLLHTFLVVKVFKVPLFYAWSNEWVYWIVIFIISFIAMNKSKWKNNIS; this is encoded by the coding sequence ATGGAAGGAAATAACGATTTAAAAATAAGTATTACCTACCGCCGCTTACTTTCTATTGCATTGCCTATCAGTCTTGCGATATTGGTACCACAGATCAATTATATAACCAACAATATTTTTTTAGGACAATGGAGTAAAAAATCGTTAGGTGAAGCGGGCATTACAAGTGTATATTACCTGATAGTAGCTGTTGCCGGTAATGGATTTAATAATGCATTGCAGTCTTTGATCTCTAAAAGCGCCGGTGAAGGAAATATCGAAAAGATCCATGTATTGGTACACCAGGCAGTGCGAATAGTTTTACAAATATCTATAGCCGGTATTTTAATAACATGGTTTTTTACTCCGTATATCTTAAAACCTTTTTTAAGTCCTGAATCATACAACGAGGAGATCAACTTTTTAAAGATCAGGGTATTGGGACTACCCTTCTTATATCTTTTTCAATTGGGAGGTGCTTTTTTGATAGGTACCTTTAACAGCCGTTATTTAATGATCGGGTTCATCTTTCAATCGGCAGTAAATATTTTCTTTGATTTTACATTGATAAAAGGACGTTTAGGCTTTCCTCGACTTGGTTTTAATGGTGCTGCAGTAGCTTCTGTTATTTCAGAGGTAGTTGGGTTGCTTGTTGTTTATATAGTTATCCGCCGTTTACAATTGCATCATCGTTTTTCGCTTTCCAAAAAATATTCATTCAATAAGGTCATTTCTAAAGAAGTATTGAATATATCCATGCCCCTGGTGCTTCAATATGTTATCAGCCTTACAACATGGCTGGTGTTTTTTATCATGATCGACAGAGGTTATGATGCCGATGATAAAGCCATCAGTAATGTAATGAGAAATGTTTTTGGTTTTGCAGGTGTTTTTATTTGGGCTTTTGCCAGTACTACCAATGCGGTGGTAAGTAATTTGGTGGGGCAAGGCCGCCATCACGAAGTAATAACGGCTATTCACAAGATCATTCGTTTAAGTTTTTGTACTGCCTTGGTAATAGGAGCTTTACTGAATATTTTTCCGGAAGTTTTTTTTAATCTTTTCGGGCAAGGTGAAAGTTTTGCCGAAAAAGGAACGCCGGTATTGCGTGTTGTGGCAGGCGCCATGCTGCTAATGAGCTTTGCAGTAGTTTGGCTAAACAGCCTTACAGGAACAGGACAAACAAAAATTAATTTGCTGGTAGAGATATTCGCTATAGTTTTTTATTTGCTGCACACCTTTTTGGTTGTAAAGGTCTTTAAGGTGCCTTTATTTTATGCATGGAGCAACGAGTGGGTATACTGGATCGTCATTTTTATCATTTCTTTTATTGCTATGAATAAAAGCAAGTGGAAAAACAACATTTCATAA
- a CDS encoding DUF3822 family protein, with amino-acid sequence MNTLFNLQPNNIDTSQATLLMILGLHGISYTILNENSFEGIGFYTFGADISLKKVATSSDKIISGDSFLRKEYKNIKIVYSFTDAVLVPSEIINDESNSDMLDLLYGYAQEEVLKKDFLASQSLYNIYRVPSDVNDYLSGTFPSATYIHLHTVLPQLLKDVKGAHMYCIFGTNHVTVMLKINDALQIIQKFTYKTPEDVSYYLLKICAAFNAPVNETTLHVTGLLDKVSTLYTEIYRYFINIFFEGLPEGYTYGDEIKTHPSHFFSHLFSLAACV; translated from the coding sequence GTGAACACATTATTTAACCTTCAACCAAATAATATCGATACATCGCAAGCAACGTTGTTAATGATACTTGGCTTGCATGGAATTTCTTATACTATTCTAAATGAAAATAGTTTTGAAGGTATAGGCTTTTATACATTTGGGGCGGATATCAGCTTAAAAAAAGTAGCTACTTCTTCTGATAAAATTATCAGCGGCGATTCTTTTTTGCGAAAAGAGTATAAAAATATAAAGATCGTTTATTCTTTTACAGATGCTGTTTTGGTCCCTTCTGAAATAATTAATGACGAATCCAATAGCGATATGCTGGACCTTTTGTATGGATATGCGCAGGAAGAAGTGCTTAAAAAAGATTTTTTAGCATCGCAGAGCTTATATAATATTTACCGGGTGCCTTCAGACGTAAATGATTATTTATCCGGAACATTTCCATCTGCAACTTATATTCATTTACATACGGTATTGCCTCAATTGTTAAAGGACGTAAAAGGCGCTCACATGTACTGCATTTTTGGAACAAATCATGTTACTGTTATGCTGAAGATAAATGATGCGCTGCAGATCATTCAAAAATTTACGTACAAAACTCCCGAAGATGTATCGTATTACCTATTAAAGATCTGTGCTGCTTTTAATGCACCGGTAAATGAAACTACTTTACATGTAACGGGTCTGTTAGACAAAGTATCTACATTATACACAGAGATATACAGGTACTTTATAAATATTTTCTTTGAAGGTTTGCCGGAAGGGTATACCTACGGTGATGAAATAAAAACTCATCCGTCACACTTTTTTAGTCATTTATTTTCATTGGCAGCATGCGTATAA
- a CDS encoding RsmD family RNA methyltransferase, with protein MRIISGTLGGTVIHPPAKMPHTRPTTDIAKEGLFNILQNNLEFDALKTLDLFGGTGCISYELASRGVPDLTIVEKDTVMYDFIKKTSQQLNIENFRVVKSEVFNFIETANEQFDLIFAGPPYALTTIDDLPKSIFEKQLLKHKGWFILEHTPRNNYKKFPYYRTERNYGTTIFSIFINNDQATT; from the coding sequence ATGCGTATAATCAGCGGAACATTAGGTGGCACAGTAATACACCCGCCTGCAAAAATGCCTCACACAAGACCTACTACTGATATTGCAAAAGAAGGCTTGTTCAATATTCTTCAAAATAATTTAGAATTTGATGCATTAAAAACACTGGATCTATTTGGCGGAACAGGATGCATAAGTTATGAATTAGCCAGCAGGGGAGTACCCGATCTTACCATTGTAGAAAAAGATACCGTGATGTATGATTTCATTAAAAAAACATCACAACAATTGAATATCGAAAATTTTAGAGTGGTTAAGTCGGAAGTTTTTAACTTCATTGAAACAGCGAATGAACAATTCGATCTGATTTTCGCCGGACCACCATATGCATTAACTACGATTGACGATCTGCCCAAATCGATATTTGAAAAACAATTATTGAAACACAAGGGTTGGTTTATATTGGAACATACTCCCAGGAATAATTATAAAAAATTTCCTTATTATAGAACGGAACGCAATTATGGTACCACTATCTTTTCTATTTTTATAAATAATGATCAAGCAACAACTTAG
- a CDS encoding 5-formyltetrahydrofolate cyclo-ligase, protein MIKQQLRNIYNEKRTAITHSQKEKLDDLLLIQFQKLELPLLHSLMSFWPMAGRNEINTHIITDFIFFRNPGMQLTYPVTDFSTVEMKAIIADDDTVFQENKYGIAEPTTGIELQANEIEAILLPMLVFDKNGYRVGYGRGFYDRFLAKCASDILKIGLCYFEPIEKIEDINEFDIKMDLCVTPENIYEF, encoded by the coding sequence ATGATCAAGCAACAACTTAGAAATATTTATAACGAAAAGCGCACTGCAATTACACATTCGCAGAAAGAAAAGCTGGATGATCTTTTATTGATACAGTTTCAAAAATTAGAATTACCGCTATTACATTCTTTAATGAGTTTCTGGCCCATGGCAGGTAGAAATGAGATCAATACACATATCATCACTGATTTTATTTTTTTTAGAAACCCGGGAATGCAGTTAACCTATCCCGTTACTGATTTTTCTACAGTAGAAATGAAAGCGATAATTGCAGATGATGATACGGTATTTCAAGAAAATAAATATGGAATAGCGGAGCCAACAACTGGCATTGAATTGCAGGCTAATGAAATAGAAGCTATTTTATTGCCGATGCTGGTGTTTGATAAAAATGGTTACCGGGTAGGATATGGCAGAGGGTTTTATGACAGGTTTTTAGCTAAATGTGCAAGCGATATTTTAAAAATAGGACTTTGTTATTTTGAGCCGATAGAAAAAATTGAAGACATAAACGAATTTGATATTAAGATGGATTTATGTGTAACGCCGGAAAATATTTATGAATTTTAA
- the lpxK gene encoding tetraacyldisaccharide 4'-kinase — translation MLKSFRYLLIPFSIVYGGIIMLRNWLYNKNYLKSATFNFPIICVGNLAVGGTGKTPMTEYLIRFLKGNYKTATLSRGYKRKTKGFAIANEKTTALEIGDEPMQFHQKFPDITVSVGEERLVAIPQLLHDRPETQVIILDDAFQHRQINAGLNIILTEYKNLYTRDLMMPAGDLRDIRFSARRAHIIIVSKCPDHLSLAAKDELIKELDPQPHQQVFFTGIRYGMPYHLFNRTEISITQDTAVLLICGIANPKPLKDHLTATVLTYDMLRFNDHHIFNTDDLSEIKKQFEKISSANKIILTTEKDAVRLQKFERELKDYPLYAIPIEHSFLFDKDTEFNALITAFIETYKD, via the coding sequence ATGTTAAAAAGCTTTCGATATTTATTAATTCCATTTTCCATTGTATACGGCGGCATCATAATGCTGCGCAACTGGCTGTACAATAAAAATTACCTGAAATCAGCAACATTCAATTTCCCGATCATTTGCGTAGGTAATTTAGCGGTAGGTGGAACGGGTAAAACGCCAATGACAGAATATTTGATCCGGTTTTTAAAAGGTAATTATAAAACAGCAACACTAAGTCGCGGGTATAAACGAAAAACAAAAGGGTTCGCCATTGCCAATGAAAAAACCACAGCTCTTGAGATTGGCGATGAGCCCATGCAATTTCATCAAAAATTCCCTGACATAACAGTAAGCGTTGGCGAAGAAAGATTGGTTGCAATTCCACAGTTATTGCATGACAGACCGGAAACACAGGTAATTATTTTAGATGATGCATTTCAGCATCGTCAGATCAATGCAGGATTAAACATTATTCTTACCGAATATAAAAATTTATATACCAGGGATCTGATGATGCCTGCCGGAGATCTGCGGGATATTCGGTTTAGCGCCAGGCGTGCACATATTATAATAGTAAGTAAATGCCCGGATCATTTGTCTCTTGCTGCAAAAGATGAATTGATCAAGGAATTAGATCCGCAACCGCATCAGCAGGTTTTTTTTACGGGTATTCGTTACGGCATGCCGTATCATTTATTTAATCGTACAGAAATCTCCATTACACAGGATACTGCAGTTTTATTGATCTGCGGTATTGCCAATCCTAAGCCTTTAAAAGATCATCTGACAGCAACTGTGCTTACTTATGATATGCTCCGTTTTAACGATCATCATATTTTCAATACGGACGACCTGTCAGAAATCAAAAAACAATTTGAAAAGATTTCTTCCGCAAATAAAATAATACTTACAACAGAAAAAGATGCCGTTCGGTTACAAAAGTTTGAACGGGAATTAAAAGACTATCCATTATATGCAATCCCCATAGAACATTCGTTCTTATTTGATAAGGATACTGAATTCAATGCATTGATAACCGCGTTTATTGAAACCTACAAAGACTGA
- a CDS encoding energy transducer TonB, with the protein MKQSIFFLFILLSIKSTAQKAPTDSLVLDQQIFTKVEKEPQPPLSWQEFLKGNLNTPKVFKNNAPVGTYTVVIRFVVWKDGSISDFAAETKVGYGLEQECMRVLKLSPKWIPALQNDRQVNCYKRQAFNFVSNE; encoded by the coding sequence ATGAAACAATCAATTTTTTTCTTATTTATATTACTAAGCATTAAATCTACTGCTCAAAAAGCCCCTACTGATAGTCTTGTTCTTGATCAGCAAATATTTACTAAAGTAGAAAAAGAACCTCAACCTCCACTATCTTGGCAGGAGTTTCTTAAAGGCAACTTAAATACTCCTAAAGTATTTAAGAATAACGCACCCGTAGGAACTTATACCGTAGTTATTCGTTTTGTAGTATGGAAGGATGGAAGTATTTCAGATTTTGCAGCAGAGACAAAAGTAGGATATGGATTAGAACAAGAATGTATGAGGGTTTTGAAATTAAGTCCTAAATGGATTCCAGCTCTTCAAAATGACCGCCAGGTTAATTGTTACAAAAGACAGGCTTTTAATTTTGTTTCTAATGAATAA
- a CDS encoding response regulator transcription factor — translation MNNILIADDSQDLLDLFTYMYKRRNINISTVTDKKSLLDFLQRIKPNLILLDIALQGDCGLEICKKLKEEYSDIPIILMSGNANKLKQYRDYNADDIIEKPFSVETVLLKVKEFMGTS, via the coding sequence ATGAACAATATACTAATTGCGGATGATTCCCAGGATCTTTTGGATCTGTTTACTTATATGTACAAACGACGAAACATAAATATATCTACCGTTACCGATAAAAAATCACTGTTAGATTTTTTGCAAAGGATCAAACCGAATTTAATATTGCTGGATATAGCATTACAGGGAGATTGTGGTTTGGAGATATGTAAAAAATTAAAAGAAGAATACAGTGATATCCCGATTATTCTAATGTCAGGAAACGCTAATAAACTAAAGCAATACAGAGATTATAATGCTGATGATATTATCGAAAAACCGTTCAGCGTAGAAACGGTTTTATTAAAAGTCAAAGAATTTATGGGTACCTCTTGA
- a CDS encoding DUF6804 family protein, whose amino-acid sequence MKFLRIIVKLIIVILLLLSLSNQYYKFYDSMRIIVCIGFFYLVFAAIKNDQPIGSVLSLGCAILFNPVAPIVFSYKVWSWINTLIAISVAIWFISDLINYFRNREMHLD is encoded by the coding sequence ATGAAATTTTTGAGAATAATAGTGAAGCTAATAATTGTAATATTATTATTGCTTAGCCTTTCAAACCAGTATTATAAGTTTTATGATTCTATGCGCATTATAGTCTGCATAGGGTTTTTTTACCTGGTTTTTGCAGCTATTAAGAATGATCAACCCATTGGTTCCGTATTAAGTTTGGGTTGTGCCATTTTATTTAACCCGGTTGCACCTATAGTTTTTTCCTATAAAGTATGGAGCTGGATAAATACCCTTATAGCAATTTCTGTTGCCATCTGGTTTATAAGTGATCTCATCAATTATTTCAGGAACAGGGAAATGCATTTGGATTGA
- the gyrA gene encoding DNA gyrase subunit A, protein MENQENLNNENPSNRGKIIPVNIEEQMKTSYIDYSMSVIVGRALPDVRDGFKPVHRRVLFAMNELSMTFNKPYKKSARVVGEVLGKYHPHGDASVYDTMVRMAQDWAMRYTLIDGQGNFGSQDGDPPAAMRYTEVRMQRIAEAMLADIEKETVDFQLNFDDSLQEPTVLPTRIPQLLVNGSSGIAVGMATNMMPHNLGEVVDGCIAYIQNKEITIEELTGFVKGPDFPTGGIIYGFEGIRSALHTGRGRVVLRGKTNIETDSKGKEKIVITEVPYQVNRDTLTQKIGDLINEKLIDGVTDVNNESNNKEGTRIVVELRRDAVAQVVINQLYKLTELQTSYGINNVALVKGRPRILNLKDLIVEFIEFRHEVVVRRTQYELRKAKERAHILEGYIIALDNLDAVIALIRNSSTPAIAQDGLMTQFGMSEIQAKAVLELRLQRLTGMEIDKIREEHAEILKLIAHLEEILNNEGMRYQIITDELIEVKAKFADERKTEITYLDDEIRMLDLIEEEDVVVTISHLGYIKRTSADEYRQQRRGGRGSKGSTTRNEDFIEHLFVASTHHTLLIFTEKGRCYWLNVYQIPEADKTGKGRAIQNVIQLPPDDKVRAIIDIKNLEDEEYVKNNYIVLCTKKGIIKKTALEDFSRPRQTGVNAINVLEGDQLLEAKLTNGNCEIMLAVKSGRAIRFPEEKVRPTGRGAIGVAGIEVDDEKDEVVGMVCVTKEDNIRTVLVVSEKGYGKRTPVDEYRITNRGGKGVKTINVTDKTGSLVGLLDVSEKEDLMITCVSGITIRMSVASISEQGRATQGVKLIRVDEGDEIAAITKMDEKEEEEPTEEGEAPEQQQNETENNETPGVE, encoded by the coding sequence ATGGAGAATCAGGAAAATCTAAACAACGAAAACCCTTCTAACAGAGGTAAAATAATCCCGGTAAATATCGAAGAACAAATGAAGACATCCTACATCGATTACTCGATGAGTGTAATTGTAGGACGTGCGCTGCCGGATGTTCGTGATGGTTTTAAGCCCGTGCATCGCCGTGTGCTTTTTGCCATGAACGAGCTTAGCATGACGTTTAACAAACCCTATAAGAAAAGTGCCAGGGTGGTAGGGGAAGTGCTGGGTAAGTATCATCCGCATGGAGATGCTTCGGTGTATGATACCATGGTTCGTATGGCGCAGGATTGGGCTATGCGTTACACATTAATTGACGGACAGGGAAATTTTGGTAGCCAGGATGGAGATCCACCGGCTGCTATGCGTTATACGGAAGTACGTATGCAACGTATTGCTGAAGCAATGTTGGCTGATATAGAAAAAGAAACGGTCGATTTTCAGCTAAACTTTGATGATTCGTTGCAGGAACCTACCGTATTGCCTACACGCATTCCGCAATTACTGGTAAACGGCAGTAGCGGTATTGCAGTGGGTATGGCAACCAACATGATGCCGCATAACCTCGGCGAAGTGGTGGACGGTTGTATCGCTTATATTCAAAACAAAGAGATCACTATAGAAGAGCTGACAGGTTTTGTAAAAGGACCTGATTTCCCGACCGGAGGTATCATCTATGGCTTTGAAGGCATAAGATCGGCGCTGCATACCGGTAGAGGCAGGGTAGTGCTGAGAGGTAAAACCAATATTGAAACAGATAGCAAAGGGAAAGAAAAGATAGTTATTACCGAAGTTCCTTACCAGGTAAACCGTGATACGCTTACACAAAAAATCGGCGACCTTATTAATGAAAAGCTGATTGACGGTGTAACCGATGTAAATAACGAAAGTAATAATAAAGAGGGCACCCGTATTGTTGTTGAACTAAGAAGAGATGCAGTAGCACAGGTGGTGATAAACCAGTTGTATAAGTTAACGGAGCTGCAAACATCGTACGGTATTAATAATGTGGCCTTGGTAAAAGGAAGACCGAGAATATTAAACCTGAAAGATCTAATAGTAGAGTTTATCGAGTTCCGTCACGAAGTGGTTGTTCGTCGTACACAATATGAATTGCGCAAAGCAAAAGAAAGAGCGCATATATTGGAAGGTTACATCATTGCGTTGGATAATTTAGATGCAGTGATCGCTTTGATACGTAATTCATCTACCCCGGCAATTGCACAGGATGGATTGATGACGCAGTTTGGCATGAGTGAGATACAAGCCAAAGCGGTATTGGAATTGCGCCTGCAGCGTTTAACCGGAATGGAGATAGATAAGATCAGGGAAGAACATGCAGAAATATTAAAACTGATAGCACACCTGGAAGAGATTTTAAACAATGAAGGAATGCGTTATCAGATCATCACAGATGAATTAATAGAAGTAAAAGCCAAGTTTGCAGATGAACGTAAGACAGAAATAACCTATTTGGATGATGAGATACGAATGCTGGATTTGATTGAGGAAGAGGATGTTGTGGTGACTATTTCACATTTAGGTTACATTAAAAGAACATCTGCAGATGAGTATCGCCAGCAGCGCAGAGGCGGTCGTGGTTCTAAAGGTAGCACTACCCGTAACGAAGACTTCATCGAGCATTTGTTTGTAGCATCTACACATCATACGCTTTTGATATTTACTGAAAAAGGAAGATGTTATTGGTTGAATGTGTATCAAATTCCGGAAGCAGATAAGACCGGAAAGGGTAGAGCCATTCAAAATGTGATTCAGTTGCCGCCGGACGATAAAGTGCGTGCGATCATTGATATTAAAAACCTTGAAGACGAAGAGTATGTAAAGAACAATTACATTGTTCTGTGTACCAAGAAAGGTATAATCAAGAAAACAGCATTGGAAGATTTCAGCCGTCCACGCCAAACAGGTGTTAATGCTATTAATGTTTTGGAAGGCGATCAATTATTGGAAGCCAAATTAACAAACGGCAATTGCGAAATTATGTTGGCAGTTAAAAGCGGACGTGCCATTCGTTTCCCTGAAGAAAAAGTAAGACCAACCGGCAGAGGTGCAATAGGTGTAGCCGGCATTGAAGTGGATGATGAAAAAGATGAAGTAGTAGGGATGGTATGCGTGACAAAAGAAGATAATATCCGAACTGTTTTAGTGGTAAGTGAAAAAGGTTACGGTAAGCGTACGCCGGTAGATGAGTATCGTATTACTAATAGAGGAGGTAAAGGAGTAAAAACAATTAATGTTACGGATAAGACCGGTTCATTGGTTGGCTTATTGGATGTATCTGAAAAAGAAGATCTGATGATAACCTGCGTTAGCGGTATTACCATACGTATGAGTGTTGCAAGTATTAGTGAACAGGGAAGAGCTACCCAGGGTGTTAAGTTAATTCGTGTGGATGAAGGGGATGAAATTGCAGCTATTACCAAAATGGATGAAAAGGAAGAAGAGGAACCAACTGAAGAAGGTGAAGCTCCGGAACAACAACAGAACGAAACAGAAAACAACGAAACTCCGGGAGTAGAATAG